From one Lycium barbarum isolate Lr01 chromosome 6, ASM1917538v2, whole genome shotgun sequence genomic stretch:
- the LOC132645313 gene encoding uncharacterized protein LOC132645313 isoform X1, with product MVLKQIASRKRPSKSNTGFIPPFAQPTKIPKSSNQDKNVPQIASEKSGQSQTVNSIQKMISVLADAGCTLINPSGPPCLPSDLHKLRNQLNRLFSSHSSLKSEFLQGLSAYVNSPSNLRRFLSPSKRDGLGLVRSDSLARVLLLVPSVQSDIQNLLLEKLPEYFDVEPAGNIGGRSSSLCLEEDIARLILNQFRWLDFLVDSEVFTEKLFQVLSICPVHLKKEIIGSLPEIIGEKNNKTVVDLLQEMLREDSSIIVPMLDCFSNLHLDDMLQEQVITVALSCIRTIDAEHMPYLLRFLLLLATPTNTRRIISHIRQQLKLVGASNVRTTQQSKMKGKSVVNNAEASILDALRTSLRFNKVLCQETLNELKSLEKVQDHKVIDIWLLTLIYMNSEPLQKSVEKLLKKKILEGCIVETMFDQCVSGNTDLTRDYLPTLLSISEYLLACKEDKAREFGIRMYTNLFKELVDSYSRQEVLGALITHVGSGISHEVSSAMDVMVLLASKYSQELVPLSSHITGILDYLETFSVGNLHKVYEAFSLLAFSAEVSTGPFGSPISNELLVIVRKQLSNPDLIYKKMGLIGTLKIVSYLGDAKTTKHLSSSQKSNYKEALELLETSMNSCKQLPLPLIMFYDELALTLKKKALHPAIVEWTSKHVGDFESKFLCDLDGGELMVKELYCGLEGDLWMNLDGDISPICLNILPLVSSSLRAASSLQILPANFVLLSSIEGLANQGSLAGIDALLGCPIHLPSSKYFREPLWGSLSGKQKQIIILSLYYAANWLRELLNAFCTQAADECNVVSQATREEITLKLFKRLRNLVFLDSLLNSSLRQSCFSLPELQPHLESLSLNQLDHNRDQEMKNENGNAGLSQKKKKVKKDSQASLTDGKLRQPTIMDALRKAGAVPSQEPSAGPTGTCSKGSAPEPSENQPRNLNMPANVDVSAAVEHVEAQRHKFRPLLLDCFAILAFQKTQDSCCADPASELPICLYILRDLNRKLDYYSPRRHLMVRRMSIPPAFGEMKVIEFISKIQPLFPSLRRHLDSAISGVREDTETCPDHWKIHSAFAGNPDIPNITSSRPSVSRSVIKEALQCFGKMLNIPDVQRDRSVLCDLLEAFQPISITDCFFQGMQLIPSPGDIGYLYAGAYSFVGDIFDAACAVSFALASEVLLSLESVLVSIRTILDNDLNDIGKDIRTGFSKELLSFLSKKLGTFAYKLLMQKCDGVNDIEDGQKVKAEVIQKLLRIYLENCQSTSDSLSELACSVLPQVSSHKSAVEDGCIFPTLCPATFCIWYRVMHEENLAMINRLVKEISLLEKARGGGEAEDVKCLLKNLQQSVNVIVSLVNMCKTHDKVNVRAIAVKFGGKFVDSFLKAFGFLQGQFELHREHIIQMVRELQTATRTIQTLCSEAKGMKQTAITSKIPITKRSMERFLFRVKELLHSTSSGCTFWMGNLKHKNLMGDVVSSQAYVGDQNDYTDNVSTENMDINEPTDIAGE from the exons ATGGTTCTTAAGCAAATCGCTTCTCGTAAACGTCCTTCGAAATCCAATACCGGATTCATTCCTCCATTTGCTCAGCCCACCAAAATCCCCAAATCCTCAAACCAGGACAAAAATGTTCCACAAATAGCTTCGGAAAAATCAGGGCAATCGCAAACTGTAAATTCAATTCAGAAAATGATTTCAGTTTTAGCGGATGCTGGTTGTACACTGATTAATCCTTCCGGTCCGCCATGTCTACCATCTGATCTACATAAGCTAAGGAACCAACTCAACCGTCTCTTCTCATCCCATTCATCGCTAAAATCTGAGTTCCTCCAAGGTCTCTCCGCTTACGTGAACTCTCCCAGTAACCTTCGCCG CTTTTTATCTCCTTCAAAACGTGATGGACTTGGATTGGTACGAAGTGACAGTCTGGCAAGAGTACTGCTACTGGTTCCTTCAGTCCAATCAGACATTCAAAACTTGCTGCTTGAAAAGCTTCCCGAGTATTTTGATGTGGAACCTGCTGGAAATATCGGAGGGAGATCATCATCTTTATGTCTTGAAGAAGACATAGCAAGGCTGATTCTGAACCAATTCCGATGGCTTGACTTCCTTGTAGATTCAGAAGTATTTACAGAAAAGCTGTTTCAAGTGTTATCTATTTGCCCGGTTCACTTGAAGAAGGAGATAATTGGGTCCTTGCCCGAGATTATTGGGGAGAAAAACAACAAAACTGTCGTAGATTTGCTTCAGGAGATGCTTCGAGAGGATTCTTCCATTATCGTTCCCATGCTCGATTGTTTCTCTAACCTCCATTTGGATGATATGTTACAAGAACAG GTCATTACAGTGGCGTTATCTTGTATCCGAACTATTGATGCGGAGCATATGCCCTACCTTTTGAGATTCTTACTGCTTTTGGCTACACCTACCAATACTCGTAGGATTATTTCACACATCCGACAACAGCTCAAACTTGTTGGAGCATCAAATGTTCGGACCACACAGCAGAGTAAGATGAAGGGAAAGTCAGTCGTCAACAATGCAGAAGCTTCAATACTTGATGCCTTGCGAACAAGTCTTCGATTTAACAAA GTACTTTGCCAAGAGACATTGAATGAACTGAAAAGCCTTGAGAAAGTTCAGGATCACAAGGTGATAGACATATGGTTGCTTACGCTTATATACATGAACAGCGAGCCTTTACAAAAGAGTGTTGAGAAGTTACTGAAGAAGAAAATTCTTGAGGGCTGTATTGTGGAAACTATGTTTGATCAATGTGTTTCTGGGAATACGGATTTGACTCGG GATTATCTTCCTACCCTCCTTTCCATTTCTGAGTACTTACTGGCTTGCAAAGAAGACAAAGCTCGGGAATTCGGCATTCGCATGTACACAAATCTATTCAAAGAGCTTGTGGATAGTTattcaagacaggaa GTCCTTGGAGCATTAATTACGCACGTGGGCTCTGGGATAAGTCATGAAGTGAGTTCTGCTATGGATGTGATGGTCCTCCTAGCCTCAAAGTACTCACAAGAGTTGGTTCCGCTTTCTTCTCATATAACTG GCATCTTAGATTACTTGGAGACATTTAGTGTTGGAAACTTGCATAAG GTGTATGAAGCATTCAGTCTTCTGGCATTCTCTGCTGAAGTGAGTACAGGGCCCTTTGGATCTCCTATTTCAAATGAACTACTAGTGATTGTAAGAAAGCAG CTGAGTAATCCTGATCTTATTTATAAGAAGATGGGCTTAATTGGCACTCTTAAGATAGTCTCCTACCTTGGGGATGCAAAAACTACGAAGCATCTTTCATCATCTCAG AAGTCAAATTACAAGGAAGCTTTGGAGCTTTTGGAAACATCTATGAACTCTTGCAAGCAGCTGCCACTTCCATTAATTATGTTTTATGATGAACTGGCTTTAACATTGAAGAAAAAAGCACTTCATCCAGCCATAGTGGAATG GACAAGCAAACATGTTGGGGACTTTGAATCAAAGTTTTTGTGTGACCTTGACGGTGGGGAGCTTATGGTCAAAGAGTTATATTGTGGTTTGGAAG GAGATTTATGGATGAACCTCGATGGAGACATATCTCCTATATGTCTCAATATCTTGCCACTTGTATCCTCTTCTTTGCG GGCTGCTTCTTCGCTGCAAATTCTTCCTGCAAACTTTGTTTTGCTATCTTCA ATTGAGGGGTTGGCAAATCAAGGATCTCTTGCAGGAATTGATGCACTTCTTGGCTGCCCTATACACCTTCCGTCCTCTAAG TACTTCCGTGAACCGCTTTGGGGATCTTTAAGTGGAAAGCAAAAGCAAatcattattctatcattgtaCTATGCTGCCAATTGGCTGCGGGAACTG CTCAATGCCTTTTGTACTCAAGCAGccgatgaatgtaatgttgtcaGTCAAGCAACAAGAGAGGAGATAACTCTTAAACTATTTAAGCGGTTGAGGAACCTTGT ATTTCTGGACAGCTTGCTAAACAGTTCCCTAAGACAGTCCTGCTTTTCTTTACCTGAACTCCAACCTCATCTGGAGTCCTTGTCACTGAACCAACTTGATCATAACAGAGATCAGGAGATGAAGAATGAGAATGGTAATGCTGGGCTatcacaaaagaagaagaaagtgaagaaggACAGCCAAGCATCACTTACTGATGGAAAACTTAGGCAGCCAACCATCATGGATGCTTTGAGGAAAGCAGGTGCAGTTCCAAGCCAGGAACCAAGCGCGGGTCCTACTGGAACTTGTTCTAAAGGTAGCGCGCCTGAGCCATCAGAAAATCAACCACGTAATTTGAATATGCCAGCAAATGTAGATGTTTCTGCCGCTGTGGAGCATGTGGAAGCACAAAGACACAAATTCAGGCCTCTTTTGCTAGATTGCTTTGCCATCTTAGCTTTTCAGAAG ACTCAGGATTCCTGCTGTGCAGATCCAGCTTCTGAG TTGCCGATTTGTCTATATATTCTGAGGGATCTCAACAGAAAGCTGGACTACTACAGTCCACGAAGGCATTTAATGGTTAGACGCATGAGTATTCCTCCTGCTTTTGGTGAGATGAAAGTAATAGAGTTCATAAGCAAAATTCAGCCACTATTTCCTTCCCTTAGAAGGCATTTGGATTCTGCAATATCTGGTGTTAGAGAAG ATACAGAAACATGCCCAGATCATTGGAAAATCCATTCTGCCTTTGCGGGAAATCCTGATATACCCAACATTACTAGCTCTAGACCATCAGTTTCTAGATCTGTCATAAAAGAGGCACTTCAATGCTTTGGCAAG ATGCTAAACATTCCGGATGTTCAGAGAGACAGATCAGTACTTTGTGATCTTCTAGAGGCATTCCAGCCAATCAGCATAACAGACTGCTTTTTCCAAGGCATGCAATTGATTCCATCACCAGGAGACATAGGTTATTTATATGCTGGTGCATACTCGTTCGTGGGGGATATCTTTGATGCAG CATGTGCTGTCTCATTTGCTTTGGCTTCCGAAGTATTGTTAAGCTTGGAATCGGTACTTGTGTCTATCCGAACTATCCTAGATAACGATCTCAATGATATTGGAAAAGATATCCGTACAGGTTTTTCAAAAGAGCTACTTTCTTTTCTGTCCAAGAAGCTGGGAACTTTTGCTTACAAACTCTTGATGCAAAAGTGTGATGGTGTTAATGACATTGAAGATGGTCAGAAAGTCAAA GCAGAGGTCATTCAAAAGCTTTTACGAATTTACTTGGAAAATTGCCAGTCCACTTCCGATTCCCTAAGTGAGCTTGCCTGCTCTGTTTTGCCCCAG GTTTCATCACACAAATCTGCAGTGGAGGATGGCTGTATTTTTCCTACTCTCTGTCCTGCAACATTTTGCATTTGGTACCGGGTAATG CATGAAGAGAATCTTGCCATGATTAACCGCTTG GTTAAGGAAATTTCACTTCTGGAGAAAGCCAGGGGTGGTGGTGAAGCGGAAGATGTCAAATGCCTTCTGAAGAACCTACAACAATCTGTTAATGTGATTGTATCTTTAGTCAACATGTGCAAGACTCATGATAAG GTCAATGTCCGTGCAATTGCTGTCAAGTTTGGTGGGAAGTTTGTTGACTCTTTCCTCAAAG CTTTTGGCTTCTTACAGGGGCAATTTGAATTACACCGTGAGCATATAATTCAGATG GTTAGAGAGCTTCAGACGGCAACGAGAACTATACAGACGCTGTGTTCAGAAGCAAAG GGTATGAAACAAACAGCAATAACCAGCAAAATCCCCATCACCAAGAGATCTATGGAGCGGTTCTTATTTCGTGTTAAGGAACTTCTTCACTCAACGTCAAGTGGATGCACTTTTTGGATGG GCAATCTAAAGCATAAAAACTTGATGGGGGATGTAGTAAGCTCCCAAGCATATGTAGGTGATCAAAATGACTATACGGACAATGTTTCAACAGAAAATATGGATATAAATGAACCCACCGATATTGCTGGTGAATGA
- the LOC132645313 gene encoding uncharacterized protein LOC132645313 isoform X2 yields MVLKQIASRKRPSKSNTGFIPPFAQPTKIPKSSNQDKNVPQIASEKSGQSQTVNSIQKMISVLADAGCTLINPSGPPCLPSDLHKLRNQLNRLFSSHSSLKSEFLQGLSAYVNSPSNLRRFLSPSKRDGLGLVRSDSLARVLLLVPSVQSDIQNLLLEKLPEYFDVEPAGNIGGRSSSLCLEEDIARLILNQFRWLDFLVDSEVFTEKLFQVLSICPVHLKKEIIGSLPEIIGEKNNKTVVDLLQEMLREDSSIIVPMLDCFSNLHLDDMLQEQVITVALSCIRTIDAEHMPYLLRFLLLLATPTNTRRIISHIRQQLKLVGASNVRTTQQSKMKGKSVVNNAEASILDALRTSLRFNKVLCQETLNELKSLEKVQDHKVIDIWLLTLIYMNSEPLQKSVEKLLKKKILEGCIVETMFDQCVSGNTDLTRDYLPTLLSISEYLLACKEDKAREFGIRMYTNLFKELVDSYSRQEVLGALITHVGSGISHEVSSAMDVMVLLASKYSQELVPLSSHITGILDYLETFSVGNLHKVYEAFSLLAFSAEVSTGPFGSPISNELLVIVRKQLSNPDLIYKKMGLIGTLKIVSYLGDAKTTKHLSSSQSNYKEALELLETSMNSCKQLPLPLIMFYDELALTLKKKALHPAIVEWTSKHVGDFESKFLCDLDGGELMVKELYCGLEGDLWMNLDGDISPICLNILPLVSSSLRAASSLQILPANFVLLSSIEGLANQGSLAGIDALLGCPIHLPSSKYFREPLWGSLSGKQKQIIILSLYYAANWLRELLNAFCTQAADECNVVSQATREEITLKLFKRLRNLVFLDSLLNSSLRQSCFSLPELQPHLESLSLNQLDHNRDQEMKNENGNAGLSQKKKKVKKDSQASLTDGKLRQPTIMDALRKAGAVPSQEPSAGPTGTCSKGSAPEPSENQPRNLNMPANVDVSAAVEHVEAQRHKFRPLLLDCFAILAFQKTQDSCCADPASELPICLYILRDLNRKLDYYSPRRHLMVRRMSIPPAFGEMKVIEFISKIQPLFPSLRRHLDSAISGVREDTETCPDHWKIHSAFAGNPDIPNITSSRPSVSRSVIKEALQCFGKMLNIPDVQRDRSVLCDLLEAFQPISITDCFFQGMQLIPSPGDIGYLYAGAYSFVGDIFDAACAVSFALASEVLLSLESVLVSIRTILDNDLNDIGKDIRTGFSKELLSFLSKKLGTFAYKLLMQKCDGVNDIEDGQKVKAEVIQKLLRIYLENCQSTSDSLSELACSVLPQVSSHKSAVEDGCIFPTLCPATFCIWYRVMHEENLAMINRLVKEISLLEKARGGGEAEDVKCLLKNLQQSVNVIVSLVNMCKTHDKVNVRAIAVKFGGKFVDSFLKAFGFLQGQFELHREHIIQMVRELQTATRTIQTLCSEAKGMKQTAITSKIPITKRSMERFLFRVKELLHSTSSGCTFWMGNLKHKNLMGDVVSSQAYVGDQNDYTDNVSTENMDINEPTDIAGE; encoded by the exons ATGGTTCTTAAGCAAATCGCTTCTCGTAAACGTCCTTCGAAATCCAATACCGGATTCATTCCTCCATTTGCTCAGCCCACCAAAATCCCCAAATCCTCAAACCAGGACAAAAATGTTCCACAAATAGCTTCGGAAAAATCAGGGCAATCGCAAACTGTAAATTCAATTCAGAAAATGATTTCAGTTTTAGCGGATGCTGGTTGTACACTGATTAATCCTTCCGGTCCGCCATGTCTACCATCTGATCTACATAAGCTAAGGAACCAACTCAACCGTCTCTTCTCATCCCATTCATCGCTAAAATCTGAGTTCCTCCAAGGTCTCTCCGCTTACGTGAACTCTCCCAGTAACCTTCGCCG CTTTTTATCTCCTTCAAAACGTGATGGACTTGGATTGGTACGAAGTGACAGTCTGGCAAGAGTACTGCTACTGGTTCCTTCAGTCCAATCAGACATTCAAAACTTGCTGCTTGAAAAGCTTCCCGAGTATTTTGATGTGGAACCTGCTGGAAATATCGGAGGGAGATCATCATCTTTATGTCTTGAAGAAGACATAGCAAGGCTGATTCTGAACCAATTCCGATGGCTTGACTTCCTTGTAGATTCAGAAGTATTTACAGAAAAGCTGTTTCAAGTGTTATCTATTTGCCCGGTTCACTTGAAGAAGGAGATAATTGGGTCCTTGCCCGAGATTATTGGGGAGAAAAACAACAAAACTGTCGTAGATTTGCTTCAGGAGATGCTTCGAGAGGATTCTTCCATTATCGTTCCCATGCTCGATTGTTTCTCTAACCTCCATTTGGATGATATGTTACAAGAACAG GTCATTACAGTGGCGTTATCTTGTATCCGAACTATTGATGCGGAGCATATGCCCTACCTTTTGAGATTCTTACTGCTTTTGGCTACACCTACCAATACTCGTAGGATTATTTCACACATCCGACAACAGCTCAAACTTGTTGGAGCATCAAATGTTCGGACCACACAGCAGAGTAAGATGAAGGGAAAGTCAGTCGTCAACAATGCAGAAGCTTCAATACTTGATGCCTTGCGAACAAGTCTTCGATTTAACAAA GTACTTTGCCAAGAGACATTGAATGAACTGAAAAGCCTTGAGAAAGTTCAGGATCACAAGGTGATAGACATATGGTTGCTTACGCTTATATACATGAACAGCGAGCCTTTACAAAAGAGTGTTGAGAAGTTACTGAAGAAGAAAATTCTTGAGGGCTGTATTGTGGAAACTATGTTTGATCAATGTGTTTCTGGGAATACGGATTTGACTCGG GATTATCTTCCTACCCTCCTTTCCATTTCTGAGTACTTACTGGCTTGCAAAGAAGACAAAGCTCGGGAATTCGGCATTCGCATGTACACAAATCTATTCAAAGAGCTTGTGGATAGTTattcaagacaggaa GTCCTTGGAGCATTAATTACGCACGTGGGCTCTGGGATAAGTCATGAAGTGAGTTCTGCTATGGATGTGATGGTCCTCCTAGCCTCAAAGTACTCACAAGAGTTGGTTCCGCTTTCTTCTCATATAACTG GCATCTTAGATTACTTGGAGACATTTAGTGTTGGAAACTTGCATAAG GTGTATGAAGCATTCAGTCTTCTGGCATTCTCTGCTGAAGTGAGTACAGGGCCCTTTGGATCTCCTATTTCAAATGAACTACTAGTGATTGTAAGAAAGCAG CTGAGTAATCCTGATCTTATTTATAAGAAGATGGGCTTAATTGGCACTCTTAAGATAGTCTCCTACCTTGGGGATGCAAAAACTACGAAGCATCTTTCATCATCTCAG TCAAATTACAAGGAAGCTTTGGAGCTTTTGGAAACATCTATGAACTCTTGCAAGCAGCTGCCACTTCCATTAATTATGTTTTATGATGAACTGGCTTTAACATTGAAGAAAAAAGCACTTCATCCAGCCATAGTGGAATG GACAAGCAAACATGTTGGGGACTTTGAATCAAAGTTTTTGTGTGACCTTGACGGTGGGGAGCTTATGGTCAAAGAGTTATATTGTGGTTTGGAAG GAGATTTATGGATGAACCTCGATGGAGACATATCTCCTATATGTCTCAATATCTTGCCACTTGTATCCTCTTCTTTGCG GGCTGCTTCTTCGCTGCAAATTCTTCCTGCAAACTTTGTTTTGCTATCTTCA ATTGAGGGGTTGGCAAATCAAGGATCTCTTGCAGGAATTGATGCACTTCTTGGCTGCCCTATACACCTTCCGTCCTCTAAG TACTTCCGTGAACCGCTTTGGGGATCTTTAAGTGGAAAGCAAAAGCAAatcattattctatcattgtaCTATGCTGCCAATTGGCTGCGGGAACTG CTCAATGCCTTTTGTACTCAAGCAGccgatgaatgtaatgttgtcaGTCAAGCAACAAGAGAGGAGATAACTCTTAAACTATTTAAGCGGTTGAGGAACCTTGT ATTTCTGGACAGCTTGCTAAACAGTTCCCTAAGACAGTCCTGCTTTTCTTTACCTGAACTCCAACCTCATCTGGAGTCCTTGTCACTGAACCAACTTGATCATAACAGAGATCAGGAGATGAAGAATGAGAATGGTAATGCTGGGCTatcacaaaagaagaagaaagtgaagaaggACAGCCAAGCATCACTTACTGATGGAAAACTTAGGCAGCCAACCATCATGGATGCTTTGAGGAAAGCAGGTGCAGTTCCAAGCCAGGAACCAAGCGCGGGTCCTACTGGAACTTGTTCTAAAGGTAGCGCGCCTGAGCCATCAGAAAATCAACCACGTAATTTGAATATGCCAGCAAATGTAGATGTTTCTGCCGCTGTGGAGCATGTGGAAGCACAAAGACACAAATTCAGGCCTCTTTTGCTAGATTGCTTTGCCATCTTAGCTTTTCAGAAG ACTCAGGATTCCTGCTGTGCAGATCCAGCTTCTGAG TTGCCGATTTGTCTATATATTCTGAGGGATCTCAACAGAAAGCTGGACTACTACAGTCCACGAAGGCATTTAATGGTTAGACGCATGAGTATTCCTCCTGCTTTTGGTGAGATGAAAGTAATAGAGTTCATAAGCAAAATTCAGCCACTATTTCCTTCCCTTAGAAGGCATTTGGATTCTGCAATATCTGGTGTTAGAGAAG ATACAGAAACATGCCCAGATCATTGGAAAATCCATTCTGCCTTTGCGGGAAATCCTGATATACCCAACATTACTAGCTCTAGACCATCAGTTTCTAGATCTGTCATAAAAGAGGCACTTCAATGCTTTGGCAAG ATGCTAAACATTCCGGATGTTCAGAGAGACAGATCAGTACTTTGTGATCTTCTAGAGGCATTCCAGCCAATCAGCATAACAGACTGCTTTTTCCAAGGCATGCAATTGATTCCATCACCAGGAGACATAGGTTATTTATATGCTGGTGCATACTCGTTCGTGGGGGATATCTTTGATGCAG CATGTGCTGTCTCATTTGCTTTGGCTTCCGAAGTATTGTTAAGCTTGGAATCGGTACTTGTGTCTATCCGAACTATCCTAGATAACGATCTCAATGATATTGGAAAAGATATCCGTACAGGTTTTTCAAAAGAGCTACTTTCTTTTCTGTCCAAGAAGCTGGGAACTTTTGCTTACAAACTCTTGATGCAAAAGTGTGATGGTGTTAATGACATTGAAGATGGTCAGAAAGTCAAA GCAGAGGTCATTCAAAAGCTTTTACGAATTTACTTGGAAAATTGCCAGTCCACTTCCGATTCCCTAAGTGAGCTTGCCTGCTCTGTTTTGCCCCAG GTTTCATCACACAAATCTGCAGTGGAGGATGGCTGTATTTTTCCTACTCTCTGTCCTGCAACATTTTGCATTTGGTACCGGGTAATG CATGAAGAGAATCTTGCCATGATTAACCGCTTG GTTAAGGAAATTTCACTTCTGGAGAAAGCCAGGGGTGGTGGTGAAGCGGAAGATGTCAAATGCCTTCTGAAGAACCTACAACAATCTGTTAATGTGATTGTATCTTTAGTCAACATGTGCAAGACTCATGATAAG GTCAATGTCCGTGCAATTGCTGTCAAGTTTGGTGGGAAGTTTGTTGACTCTTTCCTCAAAG CTTTTGGCTTCTTACAGGGGCAATTTGAATTACACCGTGAGCATATAATTCAGATG GTTAGAGAGCTTCAGACGGCAACGAGAACTATACAGACGCTGTGTTCAGAAGCAAAG GGTATGAAACAAACAGCAATAACCAGCAAAATCCCCATCACCAAGAGATCTATGGAGCGGTTCTTATTTCGTGTTAAGGAACTTCTTCACTCAACGTCAAGTGGATGCACTTTTTGGATGG GCAATCTAAAGCATAAAAACTTGATGGGGGATGTAGTAAGCTCCCAAGCATATGTAGGTGATCAAAATGACTATACGGACAATGTTTCAACAGAAAATATGGATATAAATGAACCCACCGATATTGCTGGTGAATGA